Proteins encoded together in one Riemerella anatipestifer window:
- a CDS encoding phage antirepressor KilAC domain-containing protein: MKALIKITEQNGQQAVSARELHSFLESKQDFSTWIKNRIEKYGFIEEQDFTLHKFVERGTWKHEYVLSIDTAKELAMVEGNEKGKQARRYFIECEKKLRTGAYALPQTFAEALKLAAQQAERIELQQAELKKQAPKVAYYEEVLQSESTYNTNQIAKELGMSAITLNKKLQDLKVQYRQGGTWLLYHKYQNKGYTKTKTHTYTDTKGATQTSMQTVWTEKGRLFIHEALSKRLQSA, from the coding sequence ATGAAAGCGTTAATCAAAATTACAGAACAGAACGGACAGCAAGCAGTTTCGGCAAGAGAGTTGCATTCTTTTTTAGAAAGTAAACAAGACTTTTCAACTTGGATAAAAAACAGGATTGAGAAATACGGATTTATAGAAGAGCAAGATTTTACGCTCCATAAATTTGTGGAGCGTGGAACTTGGAAGCACGAATATGTTTTAAGTATTGATACAGCGAAAGAGTTGGCAATGGTGGAGGGTAACGAAAAAGGCAAACAAGCGAGGCGTTACTTTATAGAGTGCGAGAAGAAACTCCGCACAGGGGCTTACGCTTTACCACAGACCTTTGCAGAAGCATTGAAATTAGCCGCCCAACAAGCAGAGCGTATAGAATTGCAACAGGCAGAACTCAAAAAACAAGCCCCGAAAGTGGCTTATTATGAAGAAGTATTGCAAAGCGAAAGCACTTATAATACCAATCAAATAGCAAAAGAGTTAGGTATGAGTGCCATTACGCTTAACAAAAAGTTACAAGATTTAAAAGTTCAGTATCGGCAAGGTGGCACTTGGCTACTCTACCACAAATATCAAAATAAAGGCTATACGAAAACTAAAACGCATACCTATACCGATACTAAAGGAGCAACCCAAACCAGTATGCAGACGGTATGGACTGAAAAAGGGCGTTTATTTATACACGAGGCTTTATCTAAACGCTTACAAAGTGCCTGA
- a CDS encoding DUF3800 domain-containing protein: MAGFYIFCDESIKKGKYYSNFYGGLLIDKNDFEKANNLLLSSLRDLNIENSELKWSSVNTYGLQSYVQMMNVFFELIKNNTIKVRIMFTDNRFLTQDLPREYHKKEYHLLYYQFLKHAFGLSYINSDIPIDLEIFFDELPDKKQKNEDFKKFVYGIQFLPNFISSKINIKKEAIYEVDSKKHLLMQCLDVVLGAIAFRLNDMHKEKPVGSRRRGKRTIAKEKLYKHINKKIREIRPNFNIGITTGTDGDLLNRFLHPYRHWLFIPKNASYGTNDEDE, translated from the coding sequence ATGGCTGGATTTTACATATTTTGTGATGAATCTATTAAAAAAGGAAAATATTATTCTAACTTCTATGGTGGATTGCTGATTGATAAAAATGATTTTGAAAAAGCAAATAATCTGTTATTAAGTAGTCTGCGAGATTTAAATATAGAAAACTCTGAGCTAAAATGGAGTTCTGTAAACACATACGGTTTGCAAAGTTATGTTCAAATGATGAATGTCTTTTTTGAACTGATAAAAAACAACACAATAAAGGTAAGAATTATGTTTACGGACAATCGCTTCTTAACACAGGATTTACCTCGTGAATACCATAAAAAAGAATATCATTTACTCTATTATCAGTTTCTAAAACACGCTTTTGGGTTATCATATATAAATTCAGATATTCCAATAGATTTAGAGATTTTTTTTGATGAACTCCCTGATAAAAAACAGAAGAACGAAGACTTTAAAAAATTCGTGTATGGTATACAGTTTTTACCTAATTTCATTAGTTCAAAAATTAACATAAAAAAGGAGGCTATATACGAAGTAGATTCTAAAAAACACCTTTTAATGCAATGTTTAGATGTTGTTTTGGGAGCAATAGCCTTTAGATTAAATGATATGCACAAGGAGAAACCAGTAGGCTCTCGCAGAAGAGGCAAAAGAACTATCGCAAAAGAAAAACTATACAAACATATCAATAAAAAAATAAGAGAAATACGCCCTAATTTCAATATTGGTATTACTACTGGTACAGATGGAGACCTTTTAAACAGATTCTTACACCCCTATAGACACTGGTTATTTATACCTAAAAATGCATCATACGGAACAAATGATGAAGACGAATAA
- a CDS encoding tape measure protein — protein sequence MNTNNGGLFFGAAIDMTQWRKDLREIQADILGLNQKTQEQTRQMDTSFKNLSISIASYFSGQALMGFTRELINVRGEFQKTEIAFSTMLKSKEKASQLMGQMVDLAAKTPFGLNDVTEGAKRLLAFQVPAEQVTETLTRMGNIAAGLGVPMGQLIHVYGQVKAQGKMMTNDLYQFMNAGIPILSELGKVLGKSEAEIKDMVSAGKIGFPEVQAVIKNMTDEGGLFFNLMEEQSKTLSGKVANLEDAFDQMLNKIGEGSEGLLNSGIEGATYLVEHYEEVGSVILGLIATYGSYKAGLILIAQMERIYAMAKVQQSLAIMAGETGITTARALQIVVTMQLQRAQAMLNATMLANPYVLVGAAIIGLIATLWSLSDSTDAATRAQEKLNEEQKKEKEISDEKKRRTHDLIDVIRDKTQAILEQVKALQQLKAEYPELFANMTLEEIQNANIEDLQKRINNAESQRQQKANKEKIQSLDEEIKKYERLYDSIVSSGRASYSALKTYLDKIDELKAQKDQLIQQTQEEEEALWRQNTPLEEQKKYWEGVLEEAKKQKEELEKHETPIVNNTKNIGGMQTPLSTVSSMLQKMSFQWISINGLLSKATDELKKIENLQSKDKPKDKSLFTYEDWETQKNNAEKNRKEYAPNSKEWLQAKKDYDEATKALKKWSFEQDKGKTTYSKGQVGWLDQEINRLNELIKKSREGSIQYRKLVAERKKLEERRDRLNGKYDNAPIKGSLGYLEKELSDIREKIKNKTNVNDEKHLKELYDKEKELVDKIEKYKEKYKTKNVEEELSELKRRINLRDKYLQLGINRPELINEDTVNNLFPDLKDKSYVQVLEEKRKAYLGLIEAQKATEQTTKDLIFIENELKNANGTETFMQGVNDRISELKERYKGAELIDKLKKDKSLQLGGTEEDNLERNRAYASALKEAQKDYDKFYRDLLEQQKSYEEKSLELQKEYTALKATERYKNASEEEQKKIDKHYKKEQSKLDMDAFKESGDWALAFSDLEYMSQTTIERVIKNFEDFKRAKEQNLEPTELRELNDTLNKLRARAGNNPFTGIISGVKGYVQANKNAKNAQDEYNATVEKFGKNSPQAQEAYRKMTDAEQEAIKAKQLLNAQLQKGQDIFNATMQGVTDLADAFGGMDDATKDAVEDIMAVGNAAFDLAKSISSGNIAGMISAGLKLIGSIFKALNGDKRREREVRRQEQAIRKLKDAYDELSHALDKAFGSQKQKGQRELIQNLRQQQQAIQNAKNAESQKKKKDQGKIDEYNAQYKATERAIKDLEESIIKDVLQTDIPEMAAKIGDVLEDSFLRGKDGLKDLDKAFNNMLRGIARHQLDLFLQDEMKGFYEKARSYAGFDEKGNGSFDGFQDWEIESLKSMWQSISENGRKFLEGMSNVYEGFQELEDPDSLAGAMRGMSEETAGILAGQFNAIRIHVAEIQKNQGFGLDIAKSSLMNLTKIEENTRNLYQMRKDLAEMNSKIKSNDTRGLGL from the coding sequence ATGAATACCAATAACGGAGGATTATTTTTTGGAGCAGCAATAGATATGACCCAATGGCGTAAAGACCTAAGGGAGATACAAGCAGATATTTTAGGTCTTAATCAAAAAACGCAGGAACAAACTCGCCAAATGGATACTTCATTTAAAAATTTATCTATTAGTATTGCGAGTTATTTTTCTGGACAAGCGTTAATGGGCTTTACTCGTGAACTTATCAATGTTAGAGGCGAGTTCCAAAAGACAGAAATTGCCTTTTCCACAATGCTCAAAAGCAAGGAAAAGGCGAGTCAGCTAATGGGGCAAATGGTGGATTTAGCCGCCAAAACGCCTTTCGGTCTTAACGATGTTACAGAGGGGGCAAAAAGGTTACTAGCATTTCAAGTTCCTGCCGAACAGGTAACAGAAACCCTTACAAGAATGGGGAACATTGCTGCTGGTCTAGGAGTTCCTATGGGGCAACTTATTCACGTGTATGGGCAAGTAAAGGCACAAGGCAAAATGATGACCAATGACCTGTATCAGTTTATGAATGCAGGTATCCCTATTCTTTCTGAATTAGGTAAAGTGTTAGGTAAAAGCGAAGCAGAGATTAAAGATATGGTTTCTGCTGGGAAAATAGGTTTTCCAGAGGTTCAAGCGGTAATAAAGAATATGACCGATGAGGGGGGATTATTCTTTAATCTAATGGAGGAGCAATCCAAAACCTTATCTGGAAAAGTAGCTAATTTGGAAGATGCTTTTGACCAAATGCTGAATAAGATTGGCGAAGGTAGTGAGGGGCTTTTGAATAGCGGTATTGAAGGAGCAACCTATTTGGTGGAGCATTACGAGGAAGTCGGTTCGGTTATACTAGGGCTAATCGCTACCTATGGCTCATACAAGGCGGGACTTATTCTCATTGCACAAATGGAGCGTATCTATGCGATGGCGAAGGTTCAGCAGTCTTTAGCTATTATGGCTGGAGAAACAGGAATAACAACAGCTAGAGCTTTGCAGATAGTGGTTACTATGCAGCTACAGAGAGCTCAAGCAATGCTTAATGCTACAATGTTGGCTAATCCTTATGTTTTGGTGGGGGCCGCTATTATAGGTCTAATAGCGACGCTTTGGTCTTTATCCGATTCAACAGATGCCGCTACAAGAGCGCAAGAGAAGCTGAACGAAGAGCAAAAAAAGGAAAAAGAAATTTCCGATGAAAAGAAAAGGAGAACTCACGACCTTATAGATGTTATCCGAGATAAAACACAAGCTATATTAGAGCAAGTAAAGGCGTTACAGCAACTTAAAGCTGAATACCCAGAGCTATTTGCTAATATGACACTGGAGGAAATTCAGAACGCAAATATAGAAGACTTGCAAAAAAGAATTAATAATGCGGAAAGCCAAAGGCAACAGAAGGCTAATAAAGAGAAAATACAATCTCTTGACGAGGAGATAAAGAAGTATGAAAGGCTTTATGATTCCATAGTCAGCTCAGGAAGGGCAAGCTATTCAGCATTAAAAACTTATTTAGATAAGATTGATGAACTAAAGGCACAAAAAGACCAACTAATACAACAAACGCAAGAGGAAGAGGAAGCGTTGTGGAGGCAAAATACACCTTTAGAGGAACAAAAAAAATATTGGGAGGGGGTTCTTGAAGAAGCCAAAAAGCAAAAGGAGGAGCTTGAAAAACATGAAACACCAATAGTTAACAACACCAAGAACATAGGAGGAATGCAAACCCCTTTGAGTACGGTAAGTTCTATGCTTCAAAAAATGTCTTTTCAATGGATTTCTATAAATGGGCTTTTATCTAAGGCTACTGATGAACTAAAAAAAATAGAAAATCTACAATCAAAAGATAAGCCTAAAGATAAATCTCTTTTTACCTATGAGGATTGGGAAACGCAGAAGAATAACGCAGAGAAAAACAGAAAAGAATACGCTCCAAATTCAAAAGAATGGCTACAAGCTAAGAAGGACTATGACGAAGCTACAAAAGCACTAAAAAAGTGGTCTTTTGAACAAGACAAAGGGAAAACAACCTATTCAAAAGGTCAGGTAGGCTGGTTAGACCAAGAAATAAATAGACTTAACGAACTCATCAAAAAGTCAAGGGAAGGTTCTATCCAATATAGGAAGTTGGTTGCGGAAAGAAAAAAACTAGAAGAAAGAAGGGATAGGCTGAATGGGAAATATGACAATGCTCCAATTAAGGGCTCTTTAGGGTATTTAGAAAAGGAATTATCAGACATTAGGGAAAAAATAAAAAACAAAACTAATGTAAACGACGAAAAACACCTAAAGGAGCTTTACGACAAAGAAAAAGAGCTAGTAGATAAGATAGAAAAGTATAAAGAAAAGTATAAGACAAAAAATGTAGAAGAAGAACTATCAGAACTCAAAAGACGAATCAATCTTAGGGATAAGTATTTACAATTAGGAATTAACAGACCCGAACTCATCAATGAGGATACGGTAAATAATCTATTTCCTGACCTAAAGGACAAATCTTATGTCCAAGTCTTAGAAGAAAAAAGAAAGGCTTATCTAGGGCTAATAGAAGCTCAAAAAGCGACAGAACAAACCACTAAAGATTTAATCTTCATTGAAAATGAATTGAAAAACGCTAATGGTACAGAAACCTTTATGCAAGGTGTTAATGATAGAATTTCAGAACTTAAAGAAAGGTACAAAGGTGCGGAGCTTATAGATAAACTTAAAAAAGATAAAAGTTTACAACTAGGTGGCACAGAGGAAGATAATTTAGAGAGAAACAGAGCCTATGCTTCGGCTTTAAAGGAAGCCCAAAAGGACTACGACAAGTTTTACAGAGACCTTTTAGAGCAACAAAAAAGCTATGAAGAAAAAAGCCTTGAGTTGCAAAAAGAATACACAGCCCTCAAAGCCACAGAAAGATACAAAAATGCAAGTGAAGAAGAGCAGAAAAAGATAGACAAGCATTATAAGAAAGAGCAATCCAAGCTAGATATGGACGCTTTTAAAGAATCTGGCGATTGGGCGTTGGCTTTTTCAGATTTAGAGTACATGAGCCAAACCACCATTGAAAGGGTTATCAAGAATTTTGAAGATTTTAAGAGGGCAAAAGAGCAGAACCTAGAGCCTACGGAGTTAAGAGAGCTTAATGACACTCTGAATAAACTAAGAGCAAGAGCGGGTAATAATCCATTTACAGGCATTATATCTGGAGTTAAAGGCTATGTACAAGCCAATAAAAATGCAAAAAACGCCCAAGATGAATATAATGCCACCGTTGAAAAGTTTGGTAAAAATAGTCCCCAAGCCCAAGAGGCTTACAGGAAGATGACCGATGCCGAACAAGAGGCAATAAAAGCTAAGCAGTTGCTTAATGCACAGTTGCAAAAAGGACAGGATATATTCAATGCTACTATGCAAGGGGTAACAGATTTAGCAGATGCATTTGGTGGAATGGACGATGCTACAAAAGATGCTGTTGAGGACATTATGGCGGTAGGTAATGCGGCTTTTGATTTGGCAAAAAGTATTTCGTCTGGAAATATCGCTGGAATGATAAGTGCGGGATTGAAGTTGATAGGTTCCATTTTTAAAGCTCTAAACGGCGATAAGAGAAGAGAAAGGGAGGTAAGGCGCCAAGAACAAGCCATAAGAAAGCTAAAAGACGCGTATGATGAGTTATCACACGCTCTTGATAAGGCTTTCGGATCTCAAAAGCAAAAGGGGCAGCGGGAGCTAATCCAAAACTTGAGGCAACAGCAGCAGGCGATACAAAACGCTAAGAATGCGGAAAGTCAGAAAAAGAAAAAAGACCAGGGAAAGATTGACGAGTACAACGCCCAGTATAAGGCGACAGAACGAGCGATTAAAGACCTTGAAGAAAGCATTATAAAGGATGTTCTTCAAACCGATATTCCCGAAATGGCTGCCAAAATTGGAGATGTGTTGGAGGATTCTTTTTTGCGGGGGAAGGATGGTTTGAAAGATTTGGATAAGGCGTTCAACAATATGTTGAGGGGGATAGCGAGGCATCAGTTGGATTTGTTTCTTCAAGATGAGATGAAGGGATTTTATGAAAAGGCAAGGAGTTACGCCGGGTTTGATGAAAAAGGCAATGGAAGTTTTGATGGGTTTCAGGATTGGGAGATAGAAAGCCTTAAAAGTATGTGGCAATCCATATCTGAGAATGGGCGGAAATTTTTGGAAGGGATGTCGAATGTTTATGAGGGATTCCAAGAACTTGAAGACCCGGACTCCTTGGCGGGAGCAATGAGGGGAATGAGTGAGGAAACCGCAGGGATACTCGCAGGGCAATTTAATGCAATCCGTATTCACGTTGCAGAAATACAGAAAAATCAAGGCTTTGGGTTAGACATTGCGAAATCTTCGCTAATGAACTTAACGAAAATAGAGGAAAACACCCGAAACCTTTATCAAATGAGAAAAGACCTCGCAGAAATGAACTCTAAAATAAAATCTAACGACACTAGAGGACTAGGATTATGA